The Pichia kudriavzevii chromosome 3, complete sequence nucleotide sequence tgatgataatggaTTCGCACTATCGAGAGAGCAGATTGAGTCGTTAACAACCTCACCGTAGTTGCGTCATGGTAACAACTATAAAATAGAATAAATAGAAAAGGTTCGGAATAAATAATTAAACTTATAAGCAGCCccaaaacaaaaactatAAAGTATAACAAACAAGTTTATAATGTATAATAAAGTGGAAAAATGTCATATAGTGTAgaataaacaaaagaaggaaaatttATGTGTTTGCgatatagaaaaaaattatgaGAAAAGTTGTATAATTAACAGCTCTGTTCATCAGAGATTGTAAACGTAATTTAAATGTTCCTATGTATCATTATGTAGAGATTAGAAAAGagttttttcttttttttttcttttttcttcttctggttggtaaaataaaaaataaaaaaataaaaataaaccTAACTTTTAGTATTGATGTACCTATTTCTTTTCAGTAGATTCTTCCTTTGCAACATTCTTGTCACCGGAGTTAGAGTCATCATCTAAACTCAACTTATCTTTAACAAGAATCTTATGgccttcttcttgaacATTTTCAGACTTGATTAAatgttcttgttctttcAAGACCTTCAATCTTTGCTCGGTTGTGGcattatcattttcaacgaAAAGCTCTTGTTCATGGTAGAATTCGATTGGTAAGGTAGTCAAGACGGCCTTTAAAGCTTCATGAGTTGAAGGGTATCTCTCCACTTCACCATAAATGTAGGCATTAGTTAAAAGCATCAAAGTAGACGGGATTTTTTCATGTAATCTCATGTCTAACCATTCATTAAGATATTGCTTCATTTGTCCTGGGGTTGCATTGAACATATGAATACCACGAGAAGCACAAGCTTGTTGCAATTCAGCTAAAGATAGAGAATCAACaccttcatcttcaatcaaTCTATCATCTTCCTTAATTTTCAGCATCTTATGACGAATTCTATATCTTAGAATTTGATCAGTACCATAAGGTCTGATATTGATGTATTTTGCCAATGCAATCAAAGTACCTCTTGGAGAATTatctaaaatcaaatcatccTTGAACATCTTTGCGACTCTTAGCAATTGTTGTCTCgaaatttcatttgatcttgaagatttgaatttcttcatgaaatctttgaaatcagCAACTTGTTCCTCAGTTAAATTGGTTGGTAGTTTAACCATTTGCTTTGAGTTAGTTAAAACTTGGGCAACCTTATACCTGGTGTTTCTAAGAGAAGCcaactttttgtttttatcaGCTTGAGATTCATAGGTTGAAGGCAATAGACCTGGGAAAATCTTCAATGCAACCGGCAATAACAATTCAGCAAATGGAATCAAGACAAACATAGCAAATGGGAATAATCTCAACACATCAGCAGTTGTTCTTTGTAATTGTCTGTATTCTCTTCTAGTCAACTCATAACCAGCAgtcattttcattaacaATCTAGTAgagattttgatttccagACCTAACAATTTAGTACCTTCCCAATAATGATGTGCTTCATGTTTCACCTTCTCCCAAattgtcattttttttggatcaACCTTCACAGGCACAACAGGAGCCGCAACAGAAGCAGGGttctttgatttatttgcaTCGGAACCGTCCTTagaagaggaggatgaGGAGTTCAAACGGACAGATGAA carries:
- a CDS encoding uncharacterized protein (PKUD0C05390; similar to Saccharomyces cerevisiae YPR125W (YLH47); ancestral locus Anc_3.461), producing MSINRFSRVVLLAAQTTKFRPVTQRPSLFTPIISSVRLNSSSSSSKDGSDANKSKNPASVAAPVVPVKVDPKKMTIWEKVKHEAHHYWEGTKLLGLEIKISTRLLMKMTAGYELTRREYRQLQRTTADVLRLFPFAMFVLIPFAELLLPVALKIFPGLLPSTYESQADKNKKLASLRNTRYKVAQVLTNSKQMVKLPTNLTEEQVADFKDFMKKFKSSRSNEISRQQLLRVAKMFKDDLILDNSPRGTLIALAKYINIRPYGTDQILRYRIRHKMLKIKEDDRLIEDEGVDSLSLAELQQACASRGIHMFNATPGQMKQYLNEWLDMRLHEKIPSTLMLLTNAYIYGEVERYPSTHEALKAVLTTLPIEFYHEQELFVENDNATTEQRLKVLKEQEHLIKSENVQEEGHKILVKDKLSLDDDSNSGDKNVAKEESTEKK